Proteins encoded by one window of Arabidopsis thaliana chromosome 2, partial sequence:
- the SPX3 gene encoding SPX domain protein 3 (SPX domain gene 3 (SPX3); CONTAINS InterPro DOMAIN/s: SPX, N-terminal (InterPro:IPR004331); BEST Arabidopsis thaliana protein match is: SPX domain gene 1 (TAIR:AT5G20150.1); Has 942 Blast hits to 942 proteins in 190 species: Archae - 0; Bacteria - 0; Metazoa - 232; Fungi - 375; Plants - 276; Viruses - 0; Other Eukaryotes - 59 (source: NCBI BLink).) produces the protein MKFGKRIKEQIQESLPEWRDKFLRYKELKNLISSPAPVESIFVGLLNAEIDKFNAFFVEQEEDFIIHHKELQYRIQRLVEKCGHNDEMSRENISEIRKDIVNFHGEMVLLVNYSNINYTGLAKILKKYDKRTRGGLRSPFIQKVLHQPFFKTDLVSRLVREWETTMDAVDPVKVAEAEGYERCAAVTSAAAGEGIFRNTVAALLTMKEMRRGSSTYSAFSLPPLNISDSDNVLRSLHLSSPIPIP, from the exons atgaaGTTTGGAAAGAGGATTAAAGAACAGATACAAGAGTCGTTGCCGGAGTGGCGAGACAAGTTTCTTCGTTACAAGGAACTCAAGAATCTGATCTCTTCTCCGGCGCCGGTGGAATCTATTTTCGTCGGTTTGTTGAACGCAGAGATCGACAAGTTTAATGCTTTCTTCGtcgaacaagaagaagatttcatCATCCACCACAAG GAGTTGCAATATCGGATTCAGAGATTGGTAGAGAAATGTGGACACAATGATGAAATGTCTAGAGAGAATATTAGTGAGATCAGAAAAGATATTGTCAATTTCCATGGCGAAATGGTTCTGCTAGTAAACTACAGTAACATCAATTACACTG GATTAGCAAAGATTCTAAAGAAGTACGACAAGCGAACAAGAGGAGGATTAAGATCACCATTTATTCAAAAAGTTCTTCATCAACCGTTTTTCAAGACTGATCTTGTTTCAAGACTAGTAAGAGAGTGGGAGACGACGATGGACGCGGTGGATCCAGTGAAGGTGGCGGAGGCGGAGGGATACGAGAGATGTGCGGCGGTGACTTCGGCAGCGGCGGGAGAAGGGATATTTAGGAATACGGTTGCGGCATTATTGACTATGAAAGAGATGAGAAGAGGAAGTTCGACTTACAGTGCATTCTCACTTCCGCCGCTAAATATCTCCGATTCCGATAATGTTCTCCGATCTCTTCA